The following DNA comes from Candidatus Margulisiibacteriota bacterium.
TTGTTAAATTAATAAATCAGAATAAGATAAATAAGAAAAATCAAATGTGTTGTTTCATATCCTTGGTCTTGTATGTAGGAGAAAACATACGTGAGATATAAATTAGTATTAGAAAATGAACAAGAAAATATCTTTCCTATAGACTATCCTTATATTCTAAATAGTATAATTGAGAAATATTCCGAACCCTATTTCAGCAGCAGTAAATATGATAAAACACTATTAATGGACTTATTCTCTTATTCTCCATTTCTCGTAAAAGAAAAAATAATAGATGGTGACAATAATAGAATTAAATTGCTTTCGAAGAGGATGTATTGGATTTTGTCTTCGCCTGTCGCTGAGCATGTACACTGTTGTGCCAAGAACTTATTCATGGACAAGAAAATCGAGATATGTGGAAATAAGCTAAATGTAACAGGAATACTTAAAATTAATGAACCTGTATTTGAAGATAAAATGAAATTTATTTGTTTATCTCCTATTTCAATAGTTAAGAAAATAATTAATGCCCGAAAAAATTATGTTTACTATGATTACAATGAAAATGTTTCTCCAATCATAAAGAATTCTCTTGAAAATAAATACCGAAAGGTGTTTTTTCAAGATCCGCCTAAGTCCGACTTGAAAATTAAATTTGATCATAACTACATCAATAAGCGAAATGGAAGAGTGATGAAGCTCTTGAGTGTTGTTGAAAGTGATGGATTCGCCAGAAAGGTAAAAGGCATATTTGCTCCATTCGAGATTGAAGGTCATTTAGACCTTATTCGATTAGG
Coding sequences within:
- the cas6 gene encoding CRISPR-associated endoribonuclease Cas6, which codes for MRYKLVLENEQENIFPIDYPYILNSIIEKYSEPYFSSSKYDKTLLMDLFSYSPFLVKEKIIDGDNNRIKLLSKRMYWILSSPVAEHVHCCAKNLFMDKKIEICGNKLNVTGILKINEPVFEDKMKFICLSPISIVKKIINARKNYVYYDYNENVSPIIKNSLENKYRKVFFQDPPKSDLKIKFDHNYINKRNGRVMKLLSVVESDGFARKVKGIFAPFEIEGHLDLIRLGYYTGFGDMTQYGLGIVDIVSNFNS